The DNA window ACGAAGCTCTTTTAGTTGTTTTCCTTATTGTGGCGATTGGCCTGGTTGGTCTGATTATGCTGCAGCAAGGTAAAGGCGCTGATATGGGAGCCTCCTTCGGAGCAGGCGCTTCCGGCACGTTGTTTGGTTCTAGTGGTTCAGGTAACTTCATGACCCGCATGACAGGCATTCTTGCTGCGCTGTTCTTCATCATCAGTCTGGCGCTGGGTAACATCAACAGCAACAAGACCAATAAAGGAAGTGAGTGGGATAATCTGAGTGCTCCAAAAACTGAGCAAACTCAGCCGACAGCTCCGGCCCAGCCGAGCAGTGATATCCCGCGCTAATAAATAGTATCCGTACCGAGGTGGTGGAATTGGTAGACACGCTACCTTGAGGTGGTAGTGCCCTAACGGGCTTGTGGGTTCGAGTCCCATCCTCGGTACCAATATTTCGAAGAAAAGACGCTGAAAAGCGTCTTTTTTTTCGTCTAAAGAAAGCGAAAAGAAGCATCGCTCCTGTTATTACTCCGCTTCGCCTTGATGCCGTTGTTTGTTGTATAAAAAAGGCCGCTAGCGCGGCCTTCGGTATTTTCTCTGGAAACTACTTACCTTTATTCTCCAGGTTTTCCACCTGCGGCAAGCCGGTAGCAGAAGAGGCCGTCAGCAGTCCAGACTGAGCGTAGCCAAACAGCTTCTCGCGGGTATCAGTGATATCCAGGTTACGCATGGTTAACTGGCCAATACGATCCTCAGCGGAGAACATCGAGTCGCCTTTTTCCATCGTCAAACGCTCTGCCTTATAAGTCAGATTATCAGAGACAGTATTCAGGATGGAGTAGTCGTTGCCACGACGCAGTTCCAGAGTCACTTCGCCAGTGATTTGGCTTGCCACCCAGCGTTGCAGACCGTCACGCAGCATCAGTGCTTGAGAGTCAAACCAGCGTCCTTGATACAGCAGGCGACCCAGCTGGCGACCATGCGCATGGTATTGCTCGATAGTGTCTTCATTGTGAATACCGGTCAGCAGACGCTCATAAGCAATATGCAGCAGCGCCATCCCCGGGGCTTCATAAATCCCACGGCTCTTCGCTTCAATAATACGGTTTTCAATCTGATCGCTCATACCCAGACCATGGCGACCGCCGATGCGGTTGGCTTCCATCATCAGCTCAACGTCATCACTGAAGGTCTGTCCATTCAGCGCAACCGGGTGACCCTGTTCAAAACGAACGGTAACTTCTTCCGCAGGAATTTTGACGTTTTCGTCCCAGAATTTGACACCCATGATCGGGTTAACAATCTTGACGCTGGAGTTCAGAAACTCAAGATCTTTGGCTTCGTGCGTTGCGCCCAGCATGTTGGAGT is part of the Klebsiella huaxiensis genome and encodes:
- the argG gene encoding argininosuccinate synthase — protein: MTTILKHLPVGQRIGIAFSGGLDTSAALLWMRKKGAVPYAYTANLGQPDEDDYDAIPRRAKEYGAEGARLIDCRKQLVAEGIAAIQCGAFHNTTGGLTYFNTTPLGRAVTGTMLVAAMKEDGVNIWGDGSTYKGNDIERFYRYGLLTNAELQIYKPWLDSDFIDELGGRLEMSEFMISCGFDYKMSVEKAYSTDSNMLGATHEAKDLEFLNSSVKIVNPIMGVKFWDENVKIPAEEVTVRFEQGHPVALNGQTFSDDVELMMEANRIGGRHGLGMSDQIENRIIEAKSRGIYEAPGMALLHIAYERLLTGIHNEDTIEQYHAHGRQLGRLLYQGRWFDSQALMLRDGLQRWVASQITGEVTLELRRGNDYSILNTVSDNLTYKAERLTMEKGDSMFSAEDRIGQLTMRNLDITDTREKLFGYAQSGLLTASSATGLPQVENLENKGK
- the secG gene encoding preprotein translocase subunit SecG, producing MYEALLVVFLIVAIGLVGLIMLQQGKGADMGASFGAGASGTLFGSSGSGNFMTRMTGILAALFFIISLALGNINSNKTNKGSEWDNLSAPKTEQTQPTAPAQPSSDIPR